One genomic segment of Hydrocarboniclastica marina includes these proteins:
- the sdhC gene encoding succinate dehydrogenase, cytochrome b556 subunit, which produces MDNKRPVNLDLGKFHFPLPAITSILHRISGILIFIGIAFLLYGLDLSLSGEEGFAQVQSILDGFLAKLIVWGILSALAYHLVAGVRHLLMDGGVGESLEGGRLGAKLVVVISVILIVLLGVWVW; this is translated from the coding sequence GTGGATAATAAACGACCCGTCAATCTCGACCTCGGAAAGTTCCACTTTCCGTTACCCGCGATCACTTCGATTCTTCACCGCATCAGCGGCATTCTGATTTTCATTGGTATCGCTTTCCTCCTTTACGGTCTGGATTTGTCGCTTTCCGGTGAGGAGGGCTTTGCGCAGGTACAGTCGATTCTGGACGGGTTCCTCGCGAAGCTCATTGTCTGGGGCATCCTTTCTGCTCTCGCCTACCATCTTGTCGCGGGGGTTCGGCATCTGCTGATGGATGGCGGCGTCGGTGAGTCTCTCGAGGGCGGACGGCTGGGCGCCAAGCTCGTTGTCGTAATCTCGGTCATTCTGATTGTTCTGCTGGGGGTTTGGGTATGGTAA
- a CDS encoding 2-oxoglutarate dehydrogenase E1 component, protein MHESIMEQLWQTSHLQGGNLTYVEQLFETYLSDPNAIPEEWRSYFDKLPRHEGSPTKDVSHAAIREQFLQISKNQRRYIGSEASPAVSEADRRQVRVLQLINAYRFRGHQRAQLDPLGIMNRDPVEDLDLAFHGLTHDDLNLEFQTGSLCFGAEKMKLKDIIDGLDRTYCNTVGPEYMHIVDTPTKRWFQSRLEPVRSHPVFEEQTRTHILERLTAAEGLERYLGSRYPGVKRFGLEGGESLIPCLDELIQRAGSYGAKEIVIGMAHRGRLNVLVNTLGKNPKELFDEFEGKKTYDQGSGDVKYHQGFSSNVMTSGGEVHLALAFNPSHLEIVTPVVVGSVRARQTRREDEIGQQVLPIILHGDASFAGQGVSMETLQMSQTRAYKVGGTVHVVVNNQVGFTTSRQDDARSTEYCTDVAKMIQAPILHVNADDPEAVMFVTQLALDYRNEFKRDVVIDLVCYRRRGHNEADEPSSTQPMMYSKIRSLPGTREQYARHLIDAGVIDEDAARQMEMDYRDALDRGDHVVKALVKEPNKELYVDWSPYVGHEWTAKCKTSVNLKTLKKLGKKMSQLPEGFVVQRQVNKIVEDRSKMNQGAMPLNWGFGETMAYATLLNEGHPIRITGQDVGRGTFSHRHAVLHNQKDGSTFVPLQNLAEDQPLFEIYDSLLSEEAVVAFEYGYASTTPDALIVWEAQFGDFANGAQVVIDQFITSGEHKWGRLCGLTMLLPHGYEGQGPEHSSARIERFLQMCAEHNIQVCVPTTPSQVFHMLRRQVKRPLRKPLIAITPKSLLRHKEAISGLDDLCEGTFQTVLPEKEPPEPKKTERLIMCSGKVYYDLLEKKKADNRDDTAIVRLEQLYPFPGDDLDEILAPYKKLKKVVWCQEEPMNQGAWYSSQHHMRQALNRLNPKLYLQYAGRPPSAAPASGYASVHIEEQKALVNEAFDA, encoded by the coding sequence ATGCACGAAAGCATCATGGAGCAACTTTGGCAGACGTCCCACCTGCAGGGCGGGAATCTGACCTACGTCGAGCAGCTCTTTGAAACCTATCTGAGCGATCCCAACGCGATCCCCGAAGAGTGGCGATCTTATTTTGATAAACTGCCCCGTCACGAGGGAAGCCCGACCAAAGATGTTTCCCACGCGGCTATCCGTGAGCAGTTCCTGCAGATATCCAAGAATCAGCGACGCTACATCGGTTCAGAGGCCAGCCCGGCTGTTTCCGAGGCTGATCGACGGCAGGTTCGCGTTCTTCAGCTAATCAACGCCTACCGTTTCCGGGGCCACCAACGTGCTCAGCTTGATCCCTTGGGGATCATGAACCGGGACCCGGTGGAAGATCTTGACCTAGCGTTCCACGGCCTGACCCATGACGATCTGAATCTGGAGTTCCAGACTGGTTCGCTGTGCTTCGGCGCCGAGAAAATGAAGCTCAAGGACATCATCGACGGCCTGGACCGCACCTACTGTAATACGGTGGGCCCCGAGTACATGCACATCGTCGACACGCCGACCAAGCGCTGGTTCCAGAGTCGACTTGAGCCCGTGCGTTCGCATCCGGTCTTTGAAGAGCAGACCCGCACGCACATCCTTGAGCGCCTTACTGCCGCGGAAGGGCTTGAACGGTACCTGGGTTCGCGTTATCCGGGCGTGAAACGCTTTGGGCTGGAAGGGGGCGAGAGCCTTATTCCCTGTCTGGATGAACTGATCCAGCGCGCGGGCAGTTACGGCGCCAAAGAGATCGTCATTGGCATGGCCCACCGCGGCCGGCTCAATGTACTGGTCAACACACTGGGCAAGAATCCTAAAGAACTGTTCGACGAGTTCGAGGGGAAGAAGACTTACGATCAGGGTTCTGGCGACGTTAAGTATCACCAGGGCTTCTCTTCCAACGTCATGACGTCCGGCGGTGAGGTCCATCTGGCGCTTGCGTTCAACCCGTCGCACCTGGAGATCGTCACGCCGGTAGTGGTTGGCTCCGTACGGGCCCGCCAGACCCGCCGTGAGGACGAGATCGGTCAGCAGGTTCTGCCCATCATTCTGCACGGCGACGCTTCGTTTGCTGGCCAGGGTGTCAGCATGGAAACGCTGCAAATGTCCCAGACCCGCGCCTACAAGGTGGGTGGGACTGTGCACGTCGTGGTCAACAACCAGGTGGGCTTTACCACCAGTCGTCAGGACGACGCGCGCTCAACCGAGTATTGTACCGACGTCGCCAAGATGATCCAGGCGCCAATCCTGCACGTTAACGCGGATGATCCCGAAGCAGTCATGTTCGTGACGCAGCTGGCCCTGGACTACCGCAACGAGTTCAAGCGCGATGTCGTCATAGACCTGGTCTGTTATCGCCGTCGCGGCCACAACGAGGCCGACGAGCCATCGTCGACCCAGCCGATGATGTACAGCAAGATTCGCAGTCTGCCGGGGACCCGCGAGCAGTATGCCCGTCATTTGATCGACGCGGGCGTGATTGACGAGGATGCTGCCCGGCAAATGGAAATGGATTATCGGGATGCGCTCGACCGTGGCGACCACGTTGTGAAGGCGTTGGTAAAGGAGCCCAACAAGGAGCTCTACGTTGACTGGAGCCCTTACGTCGGCCACGAGTGGACAGCCAAGTGCAAAACCAGCGTCAATCTCAAGACCCTGAAAAAGCTTGGCAAGAAGATGAGCCAGCTGCCCGAAGGGTTCGTTGTTCAACGCCAGGTCAACAAAATCGTCGAAGACCGCAGCAAGATGAACCAGGGCGCGATGCCGCTCAACTGGGGTTTTGGCGAAACCATGGCCTACGCCACGCTGTTGAATGAGGGTCATCCCATTCGCATCACAGGCCAGGACGTCGGTCGCGGTACCTTTTCCCATCGCCATGCAGTTCTGCATAACCAGAAAGACGGCTCGACCTTTGTGCCATTGCAGAATCTGGCCGAAGATCAGCCGCTTTTCGAAATCTATGACTCCCTTCTGTCAGAAGAGGCGGTGGTTGCCTTTGAGTATGGCTACGCTTCAACAACGCCGGACGCCCTGATTGTCTGGGAAGCGCAGTTTGGTGATTTCGCCAATGGTGCACAGGTGGTGATTGACCAGTTCATTACCAGCGGTGAGCACAAGTGGGGGCGTTTGTGTGGTCTGACGATGCTGTTGCCCCACGGTTATGAAGGCCAGGGACCGGAGCACTCGTCAGCGCGTATTGAGCGCTTTCTGCAGATGTGTGCCGAGCACAACATCCAGGTTTGTGTGCCGACGACCCCCTCGCAGGTATTCCATATGCTGCGCAGGCAGGTGAAACGGCCATTGCGGAAGCCGCTGATTGCCATTACGCCAAAAAGTCTGCTGCGCCATAAGGAAGCCATATCTGGCCTGGACGACCTTTGTGAAGGTACTTTCCAGACGGTATTGCCTGAGAAAGAGCCGCCCGAGCCCAAGAAAACCGAGCGTCTTATCATGTGCAGCGGCAAGGTCTATTACGATCTTCTGGAAAAGAAAAAAGCGGATAACCGGGACGACACCGCTATCGTCCGTCTGGAACAGTTATATCCCTTCCCGGGAGATGACCTGGATGAAATCCTGGCACCTTATAAGAAGCTGAAAAAGGTCGTATGGTGTCAGGAAGAGCCAATGAACCAGGGCGCCTGGTACAGCAGTCAGCACCATATGCGCCAGGCTCTGAACAGACTGAATCCCAAGCTTTACCTCCAATATGCCGGTCGCCCGCCTTCCGCGGCGCCTGCTTCCGGTTACGCTTCTGTTCATATTGAGGAGCAGAAAGCCCTCGTCAACGAAGCTTTTGATGCCTGA
- the sdhD gene encoding succinate dehydrogenase, hydrophobic membrane anchor protein, with translation MVTSITNFGRNGVYDWVFQRVTAVVLALYTLFLVGFVLASPELDYQSWAALFASTWMRIFSLMAIFSLAIHAWIGLWIVVTDYLKSAAVRFSFQIILGAVTFVYLVWGIQTLWGL, from the coding sequence ATGGTAACCAGTATCACCAACTTCGGTCGCAACGGTGTTTACGACTGGGTTTTTCAACGCGTCACGGCAGTTGTCCTGGCTCTTTACACGCTTTTCCTCGTCGGTTTCGTGCTTGCTTCGCCTGAACTTGACTACCAGTCCTGGGCGGCGCTGTTCGCGTCCACGTGGATGCGAATATTCAGCCTTATGGCGATCTTCTCCCTGGCCATCCACGCCTGGATCGGGCTGTGGATAGTGGTGACTGACTATCTCAAGAGCGCAGCTGTTCGTTTCTCGTTCCAGATTATTCTGGGCGCTGTAACCTTCGTTTATCTGGTCTGGGGTATTCAGACCCTGTGGGGGCTTTAA
- the odhB gene encoding 2-oxoglutarate dehydrogenase complex dihydrolipoyllysine-residue succinyltransferase, with product MTTEIKAPVFPESVAEGTVATWHKKPGEACARDELIVDIETDKVVLEVVAPDDGVIEEIIKDEGDVVASGEVIGKFKAGATGSDSDATANDGSKDQKQASEARDSGKQDEPAQEEPESGEGPILTPAARRLVQENDLNPNRIEATGKGGRLLKEDVLAHLEKSPASGTQSSAPSTSAMPATDIPEGRPEKRVPMTRLRASIAKRLVEAQQTAAMLTTFNEVNMKPIMDLRAQYKDAFEKKHGVKLGFMSFFVKATVEALKRFPAVNASIDGNDMVYHGYQDIGVAVSTDRGLVVPVLRDTDSLGLADIEKTINDYGKRARDGKLSIDDMTGGTFTISNGGIFGSLLSTPILNPPQTAILGMHKIQERPMAMNGQVQILPMMYLAVSYDHRMIDGKEAVQFLVALKEMLEEPARILLDV from the coding sequence ATGACCACTGAAATCAAAGCTCCGGTGTTCCCGGAATCCGTCGCTGAAGGAACCGTAGCCACTTGGCATAAAAAGCCCGGTGAAGCCTGTGCCCGCGATGAGTTGATCGTCGACATCGAGACAGACAAGGTTGTGTTGGAAGTAGTGGCGCCGGACGACGGTGTTATCGAAGAGATCATCAAGGACGAGGGTGATGTCGTCGCCAGCGGCGAGGTGATAGGCAAGTTCAAGGCTGGTGCAACCGGTAGCGACAGCGACGCTACGGCCAACGATGGCAGTAAGGATCAGAAGCAGGCATCCGAGGCGCGTGATTCGGGTAAACAGGATGAGCCCGCTCAGGAGGAACCTGAGAGTGGCGAGGGGCCCATCCTCACGCCGGCAGCACGGCGACTGGTACAGGAAAATGACCTGAACCCCAACCGTATAGAAGCCACGGGCAAGGGCGGTCGGCTGCTCAAGGAAGATGTCCTGGCTCATCTGGAAAAAAGCCCAGCCAGCGGGACTCAGTCATCGGCCCCAAGCACTTCGGCGATGCCCGCTACGGATATTCCCGAAGGCCGCCCGGAAAAGCGGGTGCCGATGACACGGTTACGCGCCAGCATCGCCAAGCGCCTGGTCGAAGCGCAACAAACCGCGGCCATGTTGACGACCTTCAACGAAGTCAACATGAAACCCATCATGGACTTGCGCGCGCAATACAAAGACGCTTTCGAGAAGAAGCATGGCGTCAAACTGGGCTTCATGTCGTTCTTCGTCAAGGCGACGGTCGAGGCTCTGAAGCGCTTCCCCGCGGTAAACGCGTCTATCGATGGTAATGACATGGTCTACCACGGCTATCAGGACATCGGTGTTGCCGTTTCCACTGATCGTGGACTGGTCGTGCCTGTTCTGCGGGATACCGACTCGCTCGGTCTCGCGGATATCGAAAAAACGATTAACGACTACGGTAAGCGCGCGCGCGACGGCAAGCTGTCCATCGATGATATGACGGGCGGAACATTCACTATTTCCAACGGCGGGATTTTCGGCTCGCTGCTGTCAACCCCGATTCTTAACCCGCCGCAGACGGCCATCCTGGGTATGCACAAGATTCAGGAGCGGCCCATGGCTATGAATGGTCAGGTGCAGATTCTGCCCATGATGTATCTGGCCGTTTCCTATGACCACCGCATGATCGATGGTAAGGAAGCTGTGCAGTTCCTGGTGGCGCTGAAAGAGATGCTTGAGGAGCCGGCACGCATTCTGCTGGATGTGTAG
- the sdhA gene encoding succinate dehydrogenase flavoprotein subunit, translating to MGNIRTISFDALVIGGGGAGMRAALQLTESGINTACVTKVFPTRSHTVSAQGGITCAIASADPNDDWRWHMYDTVKGSDYIGDQEAIEYMCSVGPQAVFELEHMGLPFSRTEEGRIYQRPFGGQSKDYGKGGQAARTCAAADRTGHALLHTLYQANLKGGTTFLNEWYAVDLVKNQNDQVVGVVALCIETGEVAYLKSKATVLATGGAGRIYASTTNALINTGDGIGMALRAGFPMQDMEMWQFHPTGIHGAGTLVTEGCRGEGGYLINSEGERFMERYAPNAKDLAGRDVVARSMVIEILEGRGCGPNKDHVLLKLDHLGEETLNLRLPGILELSKTFAHVDPVKAPIPVVPTCHYMMGGIPTNVGGQAIAQNPDGTDRFIDGLFACGEAACVSVHGANRLGGNSLLDLVVFGRAAGIQIENMIKEGIDHMDASETDIDNAMSRLNRLNTATSGEQVADVRKALQETMQLYFGVFRDGEAMKKGLGLLDEIGERVRNTVLADRSDAFNTARIEALELDNLYEVAYATAVSASERKESRGAHARNDYTERDDENWLKHSVYFPLEKRLGKRDVNFAPKTVDTFQPTVRKY from the coding sequence ATGGGTAACATCAGAACCATTTCTTTCGATGCGCTGGTGATTGGCGGGGGCGGTGCCGGTATGCGGGCAGCGTTGCAGCTTACTGAGTCCGGTATCAACACCGCTTGTGTTACCAAGGTCTTCCCGACACGGTCCCACACCGTGTCGGCCCAGGGCGGTATTACCTGTGCCATAGCCAGTGCTGATCCGAATGATGACTGGCGCTGGCATATGTATGACACCGTCAAGGGTTCGGACTACATCGGTGACCAGGAAGCGATCGAGTACATGTGCTCGGTTGGGCCTCAGGCTGTATTTGAGCTTGAGCACATGGGACTTCCGTTTTCCCGGACTGAAGAAGGCCGTATCTACCAGCGCCCATTCGGCGGGCAGTCCAAGGATTACGGCAAGGGCGGTCAGGCGGCCCGCACTTGTGCGGCGGCCGACCGTACGGGTCACGCGCTGCTGCACACGCTCTACCAGGCGAACCTGAAAGGCGGTACGACTTTCCTGAATGAATGGTATGCGGTGGATCTGGTCAAGAACCAGAATGACCAGGTGGTCGGCGTCGTGGCCCTCTGTATTGAAACCGGCGAAGTCGCCTACCTGAAGTCAAAAGCGACGGTTCTGGCAACCGGTGGCGCAGGGCGTATCTATGCTTCTACCACTAACGCGCTGATCAATACCGGCGACGGCATTGGTATGGCCCTGCGGGCCGGCTTCCCGATGCAGGACATGGAAATGTGGCAGTTCCACCCGACCGGTATTCACGGAGCGGGCACGCTGGTAACCGAAGGCTGCCGGGGTGAGGGCGGCTACCTGATCAACTCCGAAGGCGAGCGTTTCATGGAGCGCTATGCGCCCAACGCCAAGGACCTGGCCGGACGCGACGTTGTCGCCCGTTCAATGGTTATCGAAATCCTCGAAGGGCGCGGTTGTGGGCCCAACAAGGATCACGTGCTGCTCAAGCTGGATCATTTGGGCGAAGAAACGCTCAATCTCCGTCTGCCGGGCATTCTCGAGCTGTCCAAGACATTTGCCCATGTTGATCCAGTCAAGGCGCCGATCCCCGTGGTACCAACCTGCCACTACATGATGGGCGGCATTCCGACAAACGTCGGCGGGCAGGCAATTGCCCAGAATCCGGATGGTACTGACCGGTTTATCGATGGTCTGTTCGCCTGTGGCGAAGCGGCGTGTGTTTCCGTACACGGCGCCAACCGCCTCGGAGGCAACTCGCTGCTGGACCTGGTGGTCTTCGGGCGTGCAGCGGGCATCCAGATCGAGAATATGATCAAGGAAGGTATTGATCATATGGATGCTTCCGAAACCGATATCGACAACGCCATGAGCCGTCTGAACCGCTTGAACACCGCGACCAGTGGTGAACAGGTCGCGGATGTGCGCAAGGCGCTGCAGGAAACGATGCAGCTGTATTTCGGCGTCTTCCGGGATGGCGAAGCGATGAAGAAAGGTCTGGGGCTACTCGACGAAATCGGTGAGAGGGTCCGTAACACCGTGCTTGCAGATCGCAGTGACGCTTTCAACACTGCTCGCATAGAGGCGCTGGAACTGGACAACCTTTACGAAGTTGCCTATGCAACCGCTGTTTCGGCGAGCGAGCGTAAGGAAAGCCGCGGCGCCCATGCGCGTAACGACTATACCGAACGCGACGACGAAAACTGGCTGAAGCATTCCGTTTACTTCCCCTTGGAGAAACGCCTGGGTAAGCGCGACGTGAATTTCGCTCCAAAAACGGTCGACACTTTCCAGCCGACCGTCCGGAAGTATTGA
- the lpdA gene encoding dihydrolipoyl dehydrogenase — protein sequence MADKFDVIVIGAGPGGYVAAIRAAQLGLKTACVENWKDKEGNPTFGGTCLNVGCIPSKALLEISHKYVEAKHGFADQGLVVGDLSVDVPKMMERKSTIVKNLTGGIGQLFKANGVTPIIGRGRLLGGKQVEVTDSEGKTQTYSAENVILATGSRPIEIPPARTDGDKIVDSEGALEFTEVPKRVGVIGAGIIGLELGSVWARLGAEVTVLEAQETLLPMVDQQLAKEAMKTFTKQGLDIKLKCRVTGTEIKRGVVKVTYEDTKGTQELKCDKLIVAVGRTPNTENLLEGDTGVNIDERGFVHVDDYCQTDAPGVYAVGDMVRGPMLAHKGSEEGIMVADRIAGHKAEVNYDAIPNVIYTHPELAWVGQTEEQLKAAGETYKVGAFPFAANGRAMAAHAAEGQVKIIADEKTDRILGMHIIGPQASEMIAQGVIAMEFGSSAEDLALTCFAHPTLSETVHEAALAVDGMAVHKANRKRKKK from the coding sequence ATGGCTGATAAATTTGACGTGATCGTCATCGGTGCAGGCCCCGGAGGCTACGTCGCCGCAATTCGTGCCGCGCAATTGGGTTTGAAAACGGCCTGTGTGGAGAATTGGAAGGACAAGGAAGGTAACCCGACTTTTGGCGGAACCTGCCTGAATGTCGGTTGTATTCCGTCCAAGGCGCTACTCGAGATATCCCACAAATACGTCGAGGCCAAGCATGGCTTCGCCGACCAGGGTCTTGTGGTGGGCGACCTCAGCGTGGACGTTCCGAAAATGATGGAGCGCAAGAGTACCATCGTCAAGAACCTTACCGGCGGTATTGGCCAGTTGTTCAAGGCCAATGGTGTGACGCCAATCATCGGCCGCGGTCGCCTGTTGGGCGGCAAGCAGGTCGAGGTCACCGACAGCGAAGGAAAAACGCAGACCTATTCCGCAGAAAACGTGATTCTGGCCACGGGTTCCCGGCCCATTGAGATTCCGCCAGCCCGCACCGATGGAGACAAGATCGTCGATAGCGAGGGCGCTTTGGAATTCACCGAAGTGCCCAAGCGGGTAGGTGTCATTGGCGCCGGTATCATCGGGCTGGAACTGGGCAGTGTATGGGCCCGCCTGGGCGCAGAAGTGACTGTGCTGGAAGCCCAGGAGACCCTGCTGCCGATGGTCGATCAGCAGCTCGCGAAAGAAGCGATGAAGACGTTCACCAAGCAGGGACTTGATATCAAACTGAAGTGTCGGGTGACCGGTACTGAGATCAAGCGCGGCGTAGTCAAGGTCACCTACGAAGATACCAAGGGGACACAGGAGCTCAAGTGCGACAAGCTTATTGTCGCGGTGGGACGCACGCCAAACACGGAGAATCTCCTCGAGGGCGACACCGGCGTCAATATCGACGAGCGCGGATTCGTGCACGTGGATGACTATTGTCAGACCGACGCGCCTGGCGTCTATGCGGTCGGTGATATGGTGCGCGGCCCGATGCTCGCCCACAAGGGTTCAGAAGAAGGCATTATGGTTGCCGATCGCATCGCCGGCCATAAAGCTGAGGTCAACTACGACGCCATACCCAATGTTATCTACACCCATCCGGAACTGGCCTGGGTGGGGCAGACCGAGGAGCAACTCAAGGCCGCGGGTGAGACCTATAAAGTCGGAGCTTTTCCGTTTGCGGCAAATGGCCGGGCAATGGCTGCACATGCTGCCGAAGGCCAGGTCAAGATTATCGCAGACGAGAAAACGGATCGTATTCTCGGGATGCATATCATCGGTCCCCAGGCCTCGGAAATGATCGCTCAGGGTGTGATCGCCATGGAGTTCGGTTCCAGTGCAGAAGACCTGGCGCTGACCTGTTTCGCTCACCCGACGTTGTCGGAAACTGTGCATGAAGCAGCCTTGGCGGTCGACGGCATGGCGGTTCACAAAGCGAACCGTAAGCGGAAGAAGAAGTAA
- the sucC gene encoding ADP-forming succinate--CoA ligase subunit beta codes for MNLHEYQGKQLFAEYGLPVSKGYACDTAEEAAAAADKIGGEKWVVKAQVHAGGRGKAGGVKLVTSKDEIRAFAEKWLGQRLVTYQTDEHGQPVSKILVESCTDIAQELYLGAVIDRATRRVVFMASTEGGVEIEKVAEETPEKILKATIDPLVGAQPYQGRDLAFQLGLEGQQIKQFVHIFMGLAKLFHEKDLALIEINPLVITDEGNLHCLDAKLGVDGNALYRQKQLSEMRDLSQEDEREAHATKYELNYVALDGNIGCMVNGAGLAMGTMDIIKLHGGKPANFLDVGGGATKERVGEAFKIILSDENVKAVLVNIFGGIVRCDMIAEGIIGAVEQVGVKVPVVVRLEGNNAELGTEKLANSGLNIIAATSLTEAAEKVVAAAGGNA; via the coding sequence ATGAACCTGCACGAATATCAGGGCAAGCAACTCTTTGCCGAGTATGGGCTTCCGGTATCGAAAGGCTACGCCTGTGATACCGCTGAAGAAGCGGCCGCGGCTGCCGACAAGATCGGTGGTGAAAAATGGGTCGTCAAGGCCCAGGTTCATGCCGGTGGTCGCGGCAAGGCCGGCGGCGTAAAGCTGGTCACCAGTAAAGATGAAATTCGGGCATTTGCTGAGAAGTGGCTCGGCCAACGTCTGGTGACCTACCAGACAGACGAACATGGGCAGCCAGTATCCAAAATTCTCGTTGAAAGCTGCACGGATATTGCCCAGGAGCTTTATCTTGGCGCCGTGATCGATCGCGCTACGCGTCGTGTCGTATTCATGGCCTCGACTGAGGGTGGTGTCGAGATCGAGAAAGTCGCCGAGGAAACGCCAGAAAAGATTCTGAAGGCGACAATTGACCCCTTGGTTGGCGCCCAGCCTTATCAGGGCCGTGACCTGGCCTTCCAACTTGGCCTTGAGGGTCAGCAAATCAAGCAGTTCGTCCATATATTCATGGGCTTGGCGAAGCTATTTCATGAGAAAGATCTCGCACTCATCGAGATCAACCCTCTGGTTATAACCGACGAGGGTAACCTGCACTGTCTCGACGCGAAGCTTGGGGTTGATGGCAACGCTCTGTATCGCCAGAAGCAACTGAGCGAGATGCGCGATCTCTCCCAGGAAGACGAACGCGAAGCCCACGCCACCAAGTACGAACTCAACTACGTTGCGCTTGACGGTAACATCGGCTGCATGGTTAACGGCGCTGGCCTGGCCATGGGCACCATGGACATCATCAAGCTCCACGGCGGTAAGCCTGCCAACTTCCTCGACGTAGGGGGCGGCGCGACCAAAGAGCGGGTCGGCGAAGCGTTCAAGATCATTCTGTCCGACGAAAACGTCAAGGCCGTACTGGTCAACATCTTCGGCGGCATCGTGCGCTGCGACATGATTGCGGAAGGCATTATCGGCGCGGTCGAGCAGGTTGGCGTGAAGGTGCCGGTCGTGGTTCGTCTGGAAGGTAACAATGCCGAGTTGGGCACAGAGAAACTGGCGAACAGCGGTTTGAATATCATTGCGGCAACCAGCCTGACAGAGGCCGCCGAGAAAGTGGTAGCAGCAGCGGGAGGTAACGCATGA
- a CDS encoding succinate dehydrogenase iron-sulfur subunit: MLVSVYRYNPEVDNAPYMQDIDLDVPADKDLMILDVLNLLKEKDPTLAYRRSCREGVCGSDGMNLNGRNALACVTPMSAIVKKNKLVIRPLPGLPVIRDLVVDMSIFYRQYEKVQPYLINENPTPAQERLQSPEDREKLDGLYECILCACCSTSCPSFWWNPEKFIGPAGLLQAYRFLADSRDTAKNERLERLDDPFSVFRCRGIMNCVSVCPKGLNPTRAIGHIRNLLLSKEA; the protein is encoded by the coding sequence ATGTTGGTAAGTGTTTATCGCTATAACCCGGAAGTAGACAACGCCCCTTATATGCAGGATATCGATCTGGACGTTCCTGCAGACAAGGATCTGATGATTCTTGATGTGCTCAACCTGCTGAAAGAAAAAGATCCAACCCTGGCTTACCGGCGCTCCTGCCGGGAGGGCGTCTGTGGTTCAGATGGCATGAACCTGAACGGGCGTAATGCGCTGGCCTGTGTCACACCAATGTCCGCGATCGTCAAGAAAAACAAGCTGGTCATCCGGCCGCTTCCCGGCTTGCCGGTTATTCGTGACCTGGTTGTGGATATGAGTATCTTCTACCGGCAATACGAAAAAGTTCAGCCGTACCTGATCAATGAGAACCCGACTCCGGCTCAGGAAAGACTTCAGTCTCCGGAAGACCGGGAAAAACTGGACGGCCTTTACGAGTGTATTCTTTGTGCGTGCTGTTCGACTTCGTGTCCGTCATTCTGGTGGAACCCAGAGAAGTTTATCGGTCCCGCCGGGCTTCTCCAGGCTTATCGTTTTCTCGCGGATAGTCGGGATACGGCCAAAAACGAACGGTTGGAGCGACTGGATGATCCGTTCAGTGTATTCCGTTGCAGGGGCATCATGAACTGTGTCAGCGTCTGTCCAAAAGGCTTGAATCCAACCCGGGCTATTGGTCATATCCGCAACCTGTTGCTCAGCAAAGAAGCGTAA